One Pseudochaenichthys georgianus chromosome 7, fPseGeo1.2, whole genome shotgun sequence DNA segment encodes these proteins:
- the LOC117449568 gene encoding uncharacterized protein: MLHSGYAGMQPLLQQAVPNSKCFERCSQKLLEMTIDSGTLLWELAETADSVGCEVSNNDEGEAGQLAGLETSGLSFPDRNSSRCSSPFPSTKRKRKRAQDTHDEKFFATIETMEDRRAMASKAMHEDQMMLLHKAQETEDRVIAMMERQDERDAVLAQHMEQQKAFQQGFLGVLSELVKSNRPSSL, from the exons ATGCTGCATTcgggct ATGCAGGGATGCAGCCACTTCTACAACAAGCAGTTCCTAACTCtaaatgttttgagcgatgttcgcaAAAGCTACTTGAAATGACCATCGACTCGGGCACGCTGCTGTGGGAGCTCGCTGAAACGGCGGATTCAGTCGGCTGTGAAGTGAGCAACAACGACGAAG gcgaGGCGGGACAACTCGCTGGATTGGAAACGAGTGGACTTTCCTTTCCCGATCGCAACAGCAGCCGTTGCTCGTCTCCCTTTCCATCAACCAAACGCAAAA GAAAGCGCGCACAGGACACACATGATGAGAAGTTCTTTGCCACCATCGAGACTATGGAGGACAGGCGTGCCATGGCCAGCAAGGCGATGCACGAGGACCAGATGATGCTTTTACACAAGGCCCAGGAAACAGAGGACAGGGTGATTGCGATGATGGAGCGCCAGGATGAACGGGACGCAGTCTTGGCGCAGCACATGGAGCAACAAAAGGCTTTTCAGCAGGGGTTTCTGGGAGTGCTTTCAGAGCTAGTGAAGTCCAACAGGCCTTCCTCCCTGTag